CCGTGTCGCGCCGGACCAAGGCCGGTGGACTTCTCGGCGTCGCCCTTCGTTCGACCGACATCGTCATGGACCGTGTTTGGCAATTGGAGCTGGACCACTTCGGTTCTGAACCTGATTTCCTCTTCGCCCTCATGACCAAAACGGTTGAGTTGGCGGACGACCCGTGCGCGCTTCATCCTGAAATCCAACATCAGGTTTCTGGTGTACGAACCGACCTCGACCGATTCAGCGACCTCGAGATCAGCGCGCTGATTCGACACGGATACGGCGTCATGCGCAGTGTGTGCCGTACCCGACCGGATCTCTTCGGCGAACACCTTCCCAGCGGTCCTCCCTGGGACCCCATCCGTCAGACGCCTGAATCGTCGTCGACATTGTCGGCCAGCCTCGTCACTCGGCAGGCGCGGGCTCTCCAGGCTTCGTCGAATCGCAAGATATTCTCGCGGCTCTTCAGCATCCGAGATTGGCCCTCCTACCTCCACGTTCCGCTCTTGCTGGCAGCGACCGTCGGCTTGCCGTATTTCGGTTATCGCACCTACAAGAATGCAAGCCGATCCGAGATGATCGTGAACGCGATCACCTACAGCAATCCTGATTTTCAACTTGTATTACAACTCGCCCGCAACAATTCAATTCCAGGCGAATGGACGTCCCTCAAGGCCGAAGATGTCGCCGAGTTGACGCCGGTCGGTTTCAACGGGTTTCGGCTCGTCACCGACACTCGCATTTACGACTTACGCTCTTGGAACCCGGAAACGACGGCCGACGGTTCGAGTCGTGTGGTCTCCTATCGCCGACTTCAGGTACGTCGCCTCCCACCGAACCCAACTGCAGCCGGACCTGGATCAAATCAGCCCGCGAACAAGTTTCGTCTCCAACAGTTCGGCATTCACAACAATGTACTGGTCCGCTGCGATGCCAAGGCATTGCAGCCGATCCTCCGAATAGCGCCTCATGTCACGGCCGCCGGCCTGAGCGGCTTCCTCTATGAAATCGAGTTCGATCTCTCCTCGGTTCCTGAAGGCCAGGACTTCGCGATCGGCTTCGAGGTCACGGAGGGATCCGCAATCCTCGGTCCGATTGATCCCGAAATGAGGCTCGAGTTTCCCATTTTAGCCCCGACGGATGTTGCCACTATGTGGGTATTACTTCCGGAGACGCATCCTTCACGAAACTTTTCCGTCATCGGCTATGACCCGGCCAATCCCGTCAATGTCAAGTCGATTACACCGACCTATGACTTTCGAATGGCTGACGGCTCCCTGCTCGGCTGGATGCTGGTCGCCCCGCGAGACGGACACATGTACGAATGCCGATGGCCATGGAAGGTTGAATGAGGCCCCTCGGCCCGAGGCAGGGTAGTATACACACGCACCCGAGGGAACCGATTTCATCCGGCAACTCCCACGGGGCGAGTTCACGTGGGGAAGGCCACCCCGGACCGTTGGCCTTACTCGAACTCGAAGACGCTCTCGGCGGCTCCAACTCCTCCTGCTTCCGGTTGCAATGCCGCGCTTGGGGGCGACCCCTCTTGGGCTGCATGTCTGTCTTCCGCAACCGCTGGTCGCCGCCTGCGAGGGTCCAATGATACGACCGCGACTACCTGGCGATCGATGACAAGCGGCCTGACTGCGGCGCGTTCCGGTTCCCCCGCCGATGGCGAGAAGGCCGTGGTGGTCACCGGCTATCTCTCGGCCATGTGATCGTCACCGTAACGGTGCCGGCTCAATTTGGTCGATCAGCTCCCACGCCCCACCTAGTACAGTCGCATCACAGGACCGCTCAGGAAAGGAGGCGACTTTGGTCGAGACCCAAGCGTTTGCCCGCCACGCCGACGCGCGGATGACCATGAAGCACTCTCACATCGGCCTCAAGGACCACGCCAAAGGGACCACGCCAACGCCCAGGCGGGCTGCCCAACTCGACGCATGCTCAACCGTCGAGTGGCTGGGAGTCCAGCGGCGCTCAGGGGCTGCGGGTGGCTCCCCCGTCAGCGAGCCGGAGCCGCACCTGAAGTCCATAAACGAGCAAAGCCCTGCCGAGGCAGGGCTTGCGTCGTCTTCTGTCGTAAACTGTCACCAGAAGGCAGTTTACAGCGAAGTGGAGGCGGCGGGAATTGCACCCGCGCTGAATTCGACGCAAGTCTTTACACTATGTGTAATAGCGTAAATTCGGCCTGCCCTCTGTCGGAAATCTGTCGGAAAGACGCGGCGCTGTCGGAAGTCGCGGCCCGCTGGCACCTCCTGACGCCGGAAGTCAGGCTGTCGATCCTCGCCCTGGTACGGGCCGGGTGAGCCCCGCCAACCCTTCCTATCGTCCGCCCTCGCCCACGGCGGCGTAATGCTCTCCCTCGACCCCGACGAAGCGGAATTCTCGGGCCTTGCCGGTGTGATAGGACTTGTCCGCGTACTCCAGAAGGCCGGCCTCCGCCAGCCGCTGCACGGCCCCGGAGACGACGATCTTCCGCTGCTCCAGCATGCCCCGGAGCTGGTCGATGGGCAGCAGGATCGGCTCCGCCCCCTGCAGGATCTGGAGCTGCCGGGCGACGCCCGCGATCGCGGTCGGGACCCGCTTCCCCGCAAGCTGCGGGTCGAGCAGACGGATGGGCTCGTTCTGCGAGAGCCTCCAAGCCAGGTCCAGGGCCGACCAGCCGAAGGGCAGACGGGCGCGGCCTCGCGTCGCCTGGATCGCCGAGTCGAAGTCGTCTTCGTCGTAGCCCCGCGAGGCGCAGACCGCGGCCCTGATCTCCGCCGCCAGCGCCACGTCCAGCGCCTTCATGTCCCACTCCGCCGAGCAACGCCAGGCGACGCGCCAATAATTGAGCGCGTCGGTGCTGATCAGGAAGTCGGCGCGTCCTTCCGCGTCCTCGATCGACTTCTCCGCCGTCTGCTTGTCGCTCGCGGCCAGGATGACGGCCGCCAAGTCGTTGGGCGAAGAGGCGACCACGCCCGCACCCAGGTCGATCGTTTTCATCCGCGTTTCGGTGCTCACCAGGAAGTCGCCTTGTGGGCCAAATTTTTGCAAAAATTTTCGGGATCACGGGTTGCGTCACTGGACGACGAGCGGACTCCTAGATTATCCTGTAACAATCCTGATAACTCCAGGGGTATCTTGCAGGGTCGTGTGAAATCCTGTAGTTCCCAGAGCTGTAAGTGCTGGCCGGGCTGGACTTTGGCGACGTTGACTGACGGGCCCTTTGAGGTATCATTCCCTCCAGAGGGCCGAGCGGGCGGTTAAACCGCCGTCCGCAGCTCGGGTCAAACCGTGCGATCGGTCGCTCTCCTAAGGCCTGGGGGTGCTTCGGCACAATGGGGTAACACCCCTCCCGGGCCTCCATTTTTTTATCCATGTATCTACTATACCTGGATGCTTCGGGCACTCCCCTACCGCAGGACGTGTCCACCAAGCATTACGTGCTGGTCGGGCTGTGCATGCCGGAATCGGCGTGGTTCGGGCTCGACGAGCGGCTCCAAACGCTCAAACGGCGCTACTGCTTCCCCTCGGACGACCTAGATCGGTTCGAATTGCACGTCAAGCAATTCGCCGTCACGTACGAGGAACAGCGGCAGATCCCCGATTTCGATTCCCTCAGCCACGCCGAGCGGCGCTCCAGGACCCTGGACATCCGGAGGCAGAAGCTGGAGGCGGAGACCGACCGCGAGGCGCGGCGCGAGCGACGATTGCGCTACGCGGGGACGGAACCTTTCATCCACCTATCCCGGCGGGAACGCTCGCAGCTGCTGGAAGACGCCGTCGACCTGATCGCCGGTCATGAGAACATCCGCC
The nucleotide sequence above comes from Paludisphaera rhizosphaerae. Encoded proteins:
- a CDS encoding patatin-like phospholipase family protein, whose product is MSRIGLALSGGGFRATLFHLGILRFLRDAGVLSRISDITSVSGGSVGAAHLVLNWQRYTGSAEEFDEAAGELIRFIRLDVRNRIVRRFPAAAAGNAFRLLLGLGRSRRWTRPGLLEAQYERHLYGDKCLYELPAMPQLQMLSTNLNEGCLCSFTRSGLLVERRNAGGGTNFELMPTTLATIPMAVTASSAFPGFFPPLQLTAHDVGLEEGGFPPHLFTDGGVYDNLGIRMFRHIQNSWIGQDAPLRADDFVDLEAANTALTAAVDSEAESPLGRLGRLARIRSEEQRDQHRTSSEDLPQNLWNVIVHNKLYCERAFLDLPLEDEQAAALLNLTKRDRVLEMGDHLRLNRALVQAAFRAAGVKRLLKSTNMKFDAVIVSDAGKPFAVSRRTKAGGLLGVALRSTDIVMDRVWQLELDHFGSEPDFLFALMTKTVELADDPCALHPEIQHQVSGVRTDLDRFSDLEISALIRHGYGVMRSVCRTRPDLFGEHLPSGPPWDPIRQTPESSSTLSASLVTRQARALQASSNRKIFSRLFSIRDWPSYLHVPLLLAATVGLPYFGYRTYKNASRSEMIVNAITYSNPDFQLVLQLARNNSIPGEWTSLKAEDVAELTPVGFNGFRLVTDTRIYDLRSWNPETTADGSSRVVSYRRLQVRRLPPNPTAAGPGSNQPANKFRLQQFGIHNNVLVRCDAKALQPILRIAPHVTAAGLSGFLYEIEFDLSSVPEGQDFAIGFEVTEGSAILGPIDPEMRLEFPILAPTDVATMWVLLPETHPSRNFSVIGYDPANPVNVKSITPTYDFRMADGSLLGWMLVAPRDGHMYECRWPWKVE